A single region of the Vicia villosa cultivar HV-30 ecotype Madison, WI linkage group LG4, Vvil1.0, whole genome shotgun sequence genome encodes:
- the LOC131597081 gene encoding uncharacterized protein LOC131597081 produces MELIDDVKARFATMRERCWNSLFADVQELCVARGIPVLNMDDEIPVRGCSRVEGRTITNLHHYRVDIFYVAIEKICVEMDHCFSEGSNIILDCFSCLDPKNSFSKFDVDKLARLADIYNTDFSNDDRGTIRDQLDTYVLQMVQTKKYLVFPLVYKLIELALILLVSIASWEIFKSLDDIDIIQTFTAKKVSERTFAS; encoded by the exons ATGGAATTAATTGATGATGTCAAAGCTCGGTTTGCCACAATGAGAGAGAGATGTTGGAATAGCTTATTCGCTGATGTCCAAGAACTTTGTGTTGCTAGAGGTATTCCTGTTCTAAATATGGATGACGAAATACCGGTTCGGGGTTGTTCAAGGGTAGAAGGGAGGACTATCACTAATCTTCATCATTACCGTGTAGATATTTTTTATGTTGCTATTGAAAAAATATGTGTGGAGATGGATCACTGCTTTAGTGAAGGAAGTAACATTATCCTTGATTGCTTCTCATGTCTTGACCCCAAGAACTCCTTCtccaagtttgatgttgataagcTTGCTCGTCTTGCTGATATTTATAATACAGACTTTTCTAATGATGACCGCGGAACAATAAGGGATCAACTTGACACTTATGTTCTTCAA ATGGTCCAAACTAAGAAATATTTGGTATTTCCATTGGTTTACAAACTTATTGAGTTAGCTTTGATATTGCTGGTGTCTATAGCATCG tgggagatattcaagtcacttgatgatattgatattattcaAACTTTCACCGCAAAAAAAGTCTCGGAAAGGACATTTGCCTCGTGA